The genome window gttttccttgcccgtatgtgggctctgtaccgaggatgtcgttgtggcttgtacagccctttgagacacttgtgatttagggctacataaataaacattgattgattgattgattgattggagcacatacttgttggtcacaaaaaacattcatgaagtttggttcttttatgaatttattatggatccactgaaaatgtgaccaaatctgctgagtcaaaagtatacatacagcaatgttagtatttagttacatgtcccttggcaagtttcactgcaataaggagcttttggtagccatccacaagcttcaggcaagcttctggttgaatttttggacttgtttcttcagcattcaatcaatcaatgtttaagtcaggactttgggaaggacattctagcctgatttagccattcctttaccacttttgatgtgtgtttggggttttggtcctgttggaacacccaactgtgcccaagacccaacctccgggctgatgattttaggttgtcctgaagaacttggaggtaatcctcttttttcattgtcccatttactctctgcaaagcaccagttccattggcagcaaagcaggcccagagcataatactaccaccaccatgcttgacggtaggcgtggtgttccggggattaaagacctcaccttttctcctccaaacatattgctgggtattgtggccaaacagctcaatttttgtttcatccgacatcaTATGGACAAACgacattctggaggaaagttctgtggtcagatatatatatatatacatatatatatatatatatatatatatatatatatatatatatatatatatatatatatatatatatgtgtgtgtgtgtgtgtgtgtgtgtgtgtgtgtgtgtgtgtgtgtgtgtgtgtgtgtgtgtgtgtgtgtgtgtgtgtgtgtgtgtgtgtgaacactaGTATGGGAAAGAAGACTGAACAATACATTTAAGTGAAGCCACATTTTTCCATTCATTAATTTCCTTCACATACCGTAAATCGTCTTTCTACAAACTGACCGGCAGGAGGCAGTGCAATTTGAGGCTGTTGCTCTTTCTTGGCGTTATTTgtcgtcacttcctgtttgctgtTGCCTGGTTGTGAAAGTAAGTGGGCATGTTCGGTTTGAAACATTCCTGGCAATGCGAGAGGAAGACAGCTCGTCTCCTCCCTCTGACAAACACTGACTGTGGTTCTTTGGTAAGAAAAACTGCTTTTTTCCCTTCCAGAAAGTGTATTCTATAAACTTCCACACGTTCGACCTCGCCTAATTTTTAACAGCATTTGGCGTGTAGTTTCTCCATAGTTGTTATGTTAGGAACTTGACACATTcattggttgtgttgtggtttATAACAGAGTATTAGTTCTATAATATACCAATACTATAATATATAGTATTAGTTGATGTATATTTTGCAGTACACAAAGTATTTTGTTACCAAAAGCCTCGTTGTGTAAGTGTTTCATTACATCTGTGTGAGTGTGACTCAACGAGCAAAACAAGCTGATTTGGCACTTGAGGTCCACATGACACATATTTGTTCAGAAATCATAGGGTAAAAtgtgaaaaaactttttttttttttttattgaccaaAACTTTCATCTGACTGGCATTGCTTATTTTGTGTGTGAGAATGATACTTGTTTTTTCAGGAGGGTGAACTAAGCATATTTAAGTTTAATTAACTGGAAGAGGGAATAAAGGGCAAATGGGTCCTTTTGGATTTGTATAATAAACTTACATTGGTCAAAAATTCAAATTAGGCTGTAGTTTTCTGTTTGAGGAAACTATGAATTaactgctaaaataaaaataataatttgcatGTGCCAAAGATCAATCAGTATTCAGAGAAAGCAAACAGTACCATTTCATTTATGTGAACTGGCAGGGGATTAAAAAATGTGTGATAATTCAGTTCCTCAGCCGTATTGTACAAATCCAACAATTTTTGCTGTGCTACTATTGCATCTTTGATTATTAAAATGTAAGTCATAAATAACCACCTAATGCCTTTATGATGCATGACCGGGAGCTGATTGACTTATGATGATGAGTGTTAATTGTTACTGCATACAGTCATGTTGTTCGGGACTTGCCAACCTTTGAGTCGAAGGGAGGATGCCCGGCGAGCTGACCTGTTGTCGTCTTATCTACAGGTCAAAGGGCGACGAGAGAAAACGTGAGGACAGTTTAGTTTCAACGACATCCATTTCTGTCTGTTCATAGCAGAAAATAAATATGTGATTTGAGTTAAGATGGGAGGGAGGGTGATGTGTTTTTTTAATCTGATAAAAAACATCAGTCTAATAGGGTTAGAGTTTGCCGCCAGTGTTGTTCCAGTCAGCAGCCTGAACCTAGAGGAGTGAACAGCCTGCAGTACTCGTGCTGCCTCATTAAGTACACAATGAGATGACCATCACATGAAACACGTTGAGCATCTCCTACAGTACTGCTACAACACTAAAACTAATGTTGTCCAGGGCAAACAAAATGTCCATTCTATGGCTTTAGAAGGAACACATTGAGGTTTGGCCTCAAAAACATCATTCACCATTCTGCCATCTGTGTACAGACTCTTAACCAAACACAATGGGTGcagtgaaaaaaataataatattattacagTATAAATATTGTTCTGCAGTTGATTTAGCAAATAAAACCCAGTAATAACCTCAAACATTTCAAGTAAACCACGTGCatataaaaaaatcacaaatgtAATTCTGAATCAGCAAATCTAGGATGTTTGGTATTTGTATTTTTGCAGTGAgacatttttgttatttaaacaaacagttatttgtgtatgtatatgctgCATAAACATGCAAAATATTGAATGGAATAATTCTAGTTTTTAATACACTGAAATATTAGTTTTTGAAGTACAATCAGTTGTACTTTTGAGAGGACTAAGAAAtgtgaattaccaaagtatcatccatccatccatccatcttcttccgcttatccgaggtcgggtcgcgggggcagcagcctaagtagggaagcccagactttcctctccccagatcttcccgggggatcccgaagtatcaatttaattttattatttttttaatccaattgtAATgcaaagtataatttttttgattttcaAACCAACTTgtactggtatttttttttaatggaagctACTGTATGTATGGCACACAAACAGctgcttcaacaaaatatgagtttgtttgtatcatattatttgtaattttattatattatttcatatatattcacCATTGACTTTCTCCACATTTTTGTCATGCCAAATCAAAAAAATATCGCATGTACATGTGCATGTACACACTTGGgctaatcatgcaatttattttgacgatACAAactcttttaccttaaccgctatacggtcagtgatcagatcaatgaaaAAAGAATGttataaataactttaaaatacagCCTAAAAGACCTATATATAAAACTTTTACTTAGTTTCATAcagataaatgacatgcattcaagtaaaacgttgCATTTGTATGCGAATCCATCTGGTGGCACACCAACAAATCACttggttaaagtacagtgttttatgttcctatattcaaacagtgttactgttcaaattgtgtgtaatgttacagtggccaaaaaatgctacactactgtattttaaggttggtcaatatggtggtacttggagagccaggttttttctgaggtggtaaacAAAGTTTTAGAACCACTCTATTAGAGCAATAGAATGAATGTTATGGCAAGTTGAacatgttttgtttatttcaactatttttgctaaaatacgcattgaggcttaAAATGTGATTTATCCAATTACtctattaatcaaacaaactgatAGATTACTTGGTtagtaaaataatcgatagctttaTCCCTAATCATGTGGACTTTTTTAaacacagaaaacccttcataAGGCTTTGGTCCTATTTTCATATAGTATAATTTGTTAATTAGGATTAaaggggatcacactcctcagccttcccagtaaggtctattcaggtgtactggagaggaggctacgccggatagtcgagcctcggattcaggaggaacagtgtggttttcgtcctggtcgtggaactgtggaccagctctatactctcggcagggtccttgagggtgcatgggagtttgcccaaccagtctacatgtgctttgtggacttggagaaggcattcgaccgtgtccctcgggaagtcctgtggggagtgctcagagagtatggggtatcggactgtctgattgtggcggtgcgCTCCCTgtttgatcagtgtcagagcttggtccgcattgccggcagtaagtcggacacgtttccagtgagggttggactccgccaaggctgccatttgtcaccgattctgttcataacttttatggacagaatttctaggcgcagtcaaggcaatgaggggatccagtttggtggctgcaggattaggtctctgctttttgcagatgatgtggtcctgatggcctcatctggccaggatcttcagctctcaatggatcggttcgcagctgagtgtgaagcgactgggatgagaatcagcacctccaagtccgagtccatggttctcggccggaaaagggtggagtgccatctccgggttggggaggagatcttgccccaagtggaggagttcaagtacctcggagtcttgttcacgagtgagggaagagtggattgtgagatcgacaggcggatcggtgcagcgtctccagtaatgcggacgctgtatcgatccgttgtggtgaagaaggagctgagccgtaaggcaaagctctcaatttaccggtcgatctacgttcccatcctcacctatggtcatgagcattgggttatgaccgaaaggacaagatcacgggtacaagcggccgaaatgagtttcctctgccgggtggcggggctctcccttagagatagagtgagaagctctgtcatccggggggagctcaaagtaaagccgctgctcctccacatcgagaggagccagattagatggttcgggcatctggtcaggatgccacctgaacgcctccctagggaggggtttaaggcatgtccgaccggtaggaggccacggggaagacccaggacacgttgggaagactatgtctcccggctggcctgggaacgcctcgggatcccccgggaagagctggacgaagtggctggggagagggaagtctgggcttccctgcttaggctgctgcccccgcgacccgacctcagataagcggaagaagatggatggataatttgttaatgaaagtttgggttgaataatgtaaactgTGGTTATCTCACATCTTTCTCAGCCACAATATGTGCTGATTAAAGCTAAATTAACAGTGGGCTTAGTGATTCAAAGAGTGCTTCAGAGTaagtaagaaaaacatgttttcggtGCATTTAACCATTTCAATGGTTTTGAATCAATCAATGAGCGTTTCATTTCATGCTTGAACAATAAGACCTTTGATAACTTGTGGTGATGACGCCAATAGTTAGAAGGTTGTAGGAGCCTTTATTCACATCTTAATGTCAGAGCTTTTTAACAAGGGGTCCGCTGAGTCGTGAAGTTTTTGGTTGACGTAGACAAAACATTttgggacaagcggttgaaaatggatgaatggatgggtaTATCTTTCCATCTAGTCATCAGTTTTTGATTTGTAAaaatttgtaagactgaaaatttaaacataaaataaacacaacaaaagtgTAACGTccattgtatattttacataaataatgtccattgtgtatattacataaataaaatagtaggtttagtgttaatatatcCACACAATAAACTAAAATtgtttacacatatagaaattacacaacagtcacacaccaaacattgaaTGTGACTTATCACTGTTAGCGTtattgccctctactggtcaaatgtgtcactacatgtattaaacgaggtTTGAttgttactctcagacaaaaaaaaatgaccacaaatacaaaagacatcgcAAAGTCAGCAATTTTTTTTCAAGGGTTGAAtgtgtagtcttcttctacttacccccactgctgcttcaatgTGAAgtgatgtgaagtgaattatatttatatagcgcttttcactagtgactcaaagcgctttttatatagtgaaacccactatctaagttacattttaaccagtgtgggtggcactgggagcaggtgggtaaagtgtcttgcccaagtgactaggatggcggaagcggggatcgaacctggaaccctcaagttgctggcacggccactctaccaaccaagctataccgccccgtgacacttatgcctcgctgttgccccctgtggggtAGCGGGAGTACTGGTGGTTTCATCATGCCTATTTGtgtgatgttcggcgggccaaattaaaagctttggcgggccggatgtggcctgcgggccgccagttgaataaagCTGCGCTACACTGTGTGCTCACTGTTTCAAGTCAGACAGCTCACACAGTTGTAAGTTACACTGAGGAAGATTACATTATTGCCACTTTTGAGCTAACCTTAGAGATTTAATTGTGTCTTCCTCGCTGCAGTGTAATATGAAAgtgaaaataaacataaaaagcgCAGAGAGGATCAAACGGCCACCAATATTAGCCGCTAATTTGTTACCTATTTCTTGACTATTGCGACCGTTTTTGTCATTAAAGAAAGCTAGCAGGGTCATTGATTCTGTACCGTTACAAGACGTGGTAGGAGAGAAGGGGTGTTATCCTTCCTGATGAGCCTGGGACTATATTTTAAGAAGGTAGTAATGCTTGAAAGACAACCACAAGGGTTAAAGTAAGCATAACTGATGgccatcttattttattattgtatttgtatgttttaTCAATGTTATTTAGTTCAATGCAGTCTGACTCTGCTTTGAAAATTCTTGACTAAAGAATATGTGGCATCAGTGCAAAAAAGACAAAATTGGATATTTTGgaatttttgtttattattgtttcaTTAAATTgttgtaattaatttttttatttgtgtattcTAAATGTCCTTTATGTGTTTTTGTGTACATTGTGAGTGACTTAGGATATAAATTAATGAATATTTTAGGTATGAGATGATCGGACTTGCACTGAAACACGACTTACATCACTGTCTGCAGACTCGTTCATAATCTGAGGACCATCGGTTTATATTCTAGGGCTGCAGCGATTAATCGATACAAAAAAAAGATTGGATTCATTTTTGTTTCGATTAATCCTTtcatgagtgtaactaataaaaatgtatcaaatctgGACCACATGGATTGCCCGGTAATTTAAATACTGTACAAACAGCCTCTGCAAtggagcgcacatgagagcggtgttttctttttttttaatattaaaagaGAAATTTCAACGTTGCTGCATTTGTTAAAAAGCTTTCTATAGCGAGTAGAATAATTGTTGTTTAGTTTAACTATtgtccctaaaatacacattggaGCAAAGAGTTTTTTATTCGATTACTTGATTATTCGAACAAACTAATTGATATATTACTCGATCACTAAAATAATTGCTAGATGCAGCCTTAATATTTTCAACGGTCTGTCCAATATCGCACAATAACGAGGTACCTTTTTAGAACACAATTGTATACAAGGTATGTAAGAAGGGGGCCCTCGCTCCTGTTTGGTTGGTCCCTGGCCTGGAAAACTTTGAAGACCCCATTTTTGATAGCATCGGTTTTAGTTATCTGTATCATCAGAGTCCACTATGCTAATTGCATCACTGTGTGTTGGTACCTGCAGTGGCATGGCGTCTGAGCACGGTGCCAGCACATGGAGGTGCAAGCAGGTGGCCCAGTGGCTGCAGGAGCATGGATTTGATGACTATGTGAAGCTGCTTTGCTCTCAGCACCGCCTGGATGGACCTAGTCTCCTCGCTCTGACTGAGGCAGACCTGCGGGGGCCTCCTCTGGGACTTACTGTGCTTGGAGACATCAAGAGGCTGGCCATATCCCTCCGCCAGCTCCAAAGACAGAACCGAGCCCAGCTGGAAGAGCTTGGTCTCCAGCCTGGAGACAGTCTTGCTGCTCGACTCCCATTGGCTCCCACTGTGGCTACAGAGGGGAGCTGGGACATATCCGACAGGCGCTACAATGAGGGAGATTGTCCCGGGAACGGCACTGAGCTGCGACTGAGGAATGGCGGTCGATTTGAAAATGGCTTTGATGGGAAACTGCAATGTCACACTCACTCCAACGGGAGGTGTCGCCAGCACTTGGCTGGACGACTGGACCCAGAAGTCTGGAAGACTGTCTTAAGCGTCGTATATGTCTTTCTAGTCTTTGGCTTAACATCTTTTGTCATGGTTATTGTACATGAGCGCGTCCCAGACATGAGGACATATCCACCGCTTCCTGACATCTTCCTGGATAGGTATCAGCTTTTTAAGCAACATTAGGTCATTGAATGTACCTTGTCCCCATATCTAATCTCTATGCTGATACTGATGTTTTTTCGCTCCTGACAGTGTTCCCAGAATCCCTTGGGCTTTTGCAATGGCTGAGGCATGTGGCCTCATTCTGTGCTATATGCTTGTACTGATCTTGCTGCTTCATAAGCACAGGTAAGAATCAAAACCACACATTATGACAagcagaggtgggaatctttgggctccTTACTATTCAATTACAATTACGATTGAGGAGCtacgatttaataaaaaaaactattattgaTGCATCTCAAATTTTTGTATATTGAtggagttttacatttatttttcgtttcatttgcaactttaaaaaaacaattcatttgtaataagaaactgtTGAATTAATTCCTACATTTATCAAATTAATgacaatgtgtgcaaaactggaccataagtcCCCGAttataaaggagctggtcggatctctggaTGAGGTGGCTcgttgcagtcagccaaattttagaactggctgcattactttatttacaataaatacatcaatTATTGACGTTTAATTATCAATTCTATaattgtccatgtccgaattgcgatgcatctaaaaatcaattACCTCTAATAACAAGTATTGTTAATGTATACTATAGAATTAAACAAAAGAGCACACTTTACAAAAATACAGCCCAAACTTGGGCATCCCAAGGTTTAGGTCTTTTACTTCCAAACCGCTGCACACGTAAAGGTGAAAACTTGTCAAAACATGCACCCATACTCAGGGGTGTAGCACTATATTCTTGGCCCTAGACACAAGACTCCTGAAGTGCCACCCTCCCCCTTTTCACCCAACCTCATCGCTCTATACATGTTATTTTTACATGCACTAGAAAataattattgcatggatttagttgaaaccagctttttagaACATGTAAAAACCTTAATTAGTTTTTTGACTTGTAACAGATGGGATTAACATATGTAGATTAACCTTCCCTAAAtacttttttgtttgaaaaaaaaaaaagttgttttcggATGGGTTTCAACTCaaaagtgccaacaaattcaATCTAAAGAACCTGTCATTCACTTAAAGATAACTATAATTCAGTCAAGTGTTCCTTTACTTCTGAGTGTAAAGTAGATATTAGCTTATACAAATAGGATTATCATAATACAAAATTAACACGATACATAATTATGGGCCTTCTGCAATTCAAAGctttgcaagcagcccatattattattcctcatacttcaacttttattataGTTCTTCTATCTTATTCTGCCGCGCTTAATTCAAGACCAACTGGCCAACGAACCCCTGCATAttttataccgtcggaaaggtctcgctcGCGCAGACAGTGATATTTATAGCTGGGAACATTTCATGTTACCATGATGACGCTAtttactaaaataaaaaataaaatgggccaattgaagtGGTGCATACCCTTTTAATTCCACTgctatacaccttagtcatataacttggtatatgacacatgcaaactgttagcctgctaatgttatcaatcaatcaatccaaagtttacttatgtagcccttAACAGATGTCTCAAATCCcacatgttatcatgctaacattagcagtcaactttttaagccaattttacacttgtttaatGTAACTCCACTGCCAtaaaccttagagtcatataacttggtatgtgacacatgctaacttttagcttggtaacgttttaggctagctcttcAGCTCATTTTGTACGGTTGCTCATTTTGAGACCGTTTACTCCAGAGttctataacttggtatgtgacacatggtaagtgttagcatgctgacgttagctAAAGCTAGCTCTTTAGCTAATTTTTTACGGTTTCACCTAAAACTCACAGATTCAGACCCTATGCGTCATCTTAAAAGTACGCCGACCCCCGGCCAGAAGAGCACGGcaaagatagcaggcccatcaaaatgttctAGTTATTATAATGATTATATTATTGTTAGTGCATTTCCTGGTGGTTAAGCATTCCCCTGTCTTTAAAACCAAGTGACgcctgtttctaactttaatcgagggtctttgaacgcaccacagttatgttccTTCCCCTAAAATAACAATAATCCCCTCCATGAAGGCAAATAAACGCATTTTCTTAGTATCttatgtaacattatcactggaggacgtggctaaacatgttacacaccgagaaaAAGCCagaagcaggcatgctaatagctaagctaaacgCTTAGCTAGTTttgaacaacaccaagaaataagtgcttaggaaacattaagaagtgtagatggaatcatggtacaacagaaagtaagtagTTCTTAAcatgaaattaacaagtagatcaataagagtctagagcaggggtccccaaactttttgactcgggagccgcattgggttaaaaaaatttggccgggggccaggctgtgtgtatatatatatatatatatatatatatatatatatatatatatatatatatatatatatatatatatatatatatatatatatatatatatatatatatatat of Entelurus aequoreus isolate RoL-2023_Sb linkage group LG09, RoL_Eaeq_v1.1, whole genome shotgun sequence contains these proteins:
- the LOC133656795 gene encoding sphingomyelin synthase-related protein 1-like; its protein translation is MASEHGASTWRCKQVAQWLQEHGFDDYVKLLCSQHRLDGPSLLALTEADLRGPPLGLTVLGDIKRLAISLRQLQRQNRAQLEELGLQPGDSLAARLPLAPTVATEGSWDISDRRYNEGDCPGNGTELRLRNGGRFENGFDGKLQCHTHSNGRCRQHLAGRLDPEVWKTVLSVVYVFLVFGLTSFVMVIVHERVPDMRTYPPLPDIFLDSVPRIPWAFAMAEACGLILCYMLVLILLLHKHRSILLRRLCSLIGTVFLLRCCTMFVTSLSVPGQHLKCASKTYGDSWEKIQRTLTIWVGFGMTLTGVQTCGDYMFSGHTVVITMLNFFVTEYTPRGWNMIHTISWVLNLFGIFFILAAHEHYSIDVFIAFYITTRLFLYYHTLANTRAYQQSRRARIWFPMFSFFECNVNGPVPNQYHWPFSKPAFMKTLIG